The following proteins come from a genomic window of Heyndrickxia acidicola:
- the gyrA gene encoding DNA gyrase subunit A, with product MRTSFLDYAMSVIVSRALPDVRDGLKPVHRRILYAMNDLGMTSDKAYKKSARIVGEVIGKYHPHGDSAVYDTMVRMAQDFSYRYMLVDGHGNFGSVDGDSAAAMRYTEARMSKISMELLRDINKDTIDYQDNYDGSEREPVVLPSRFPNLLVNGSSGIAVGMATNIPPHHLGEVIDGILALSKDPDITIQELMEYIPGPDFPTAGLIVGRSGIRRAYETGRGSIIQRARVEIEQKPNGKETILVHEIPYQVNKAKLIERIAELVNEKKIEGITDLRDESDRRGMRVVIEVRRDANANVILNNLYKHTALQTSFGINLLSLVDGQPKVLNLKQCLYYYLEHQKVIIRRRTEFELRKAEARAHILEGLRIALDHIDEIIHLIRSSQTTDIARTGLMEQFALSEKQAQAILDMRLQRLTGLEREKIEEEYQALVQLIAELKAILADEDKILDIIREELLEIKERFNDGRRTEIVAGGIEQIEDEDLIPRENIVVSLTHNGYIKRLPISTYRSQKRGGRGVQGMGTNEDDFVEQLLTTSTHDTILFFTNKGKVYKSKGYEIPEYSRTAKGIPIINLLGIDKDEWVNAIIPVEEFLENWFLFFTTKRGVSKRTPLTEFANIRTNGLISISLRDEDELISVRLTDGHKEIIIGTKQGMLIRFPETDVRSMGRTATGVKGITLSENDEVVGMEILEDHHDVLIVTMNGYGKRTPAAEYRIQSRGGKGIKTCNITEKNGTLISVKTVTGDEDIMLITADGILIRMAVTDISQLGRNTQGVKLIRLSDEAFVATVAKVEKEEETSEEPEESDSREDSIESNAVTEEDSGEEE from the coding sequence CAGCCCGTATCGTAGGGGAAGTTATCGGTAAGTACCACCCCCACGGTGATTCTGCTGTTTACGATACCATGGTTAGGATGGCTCAGGATTTTAGCTATCGCTACATGCTGGTAGATGGACACGGAAACTTTGGTTCGGTTGATGGAGACTCTGCTGCGGCTATGCGTTATACAGAAGCGCGTATGTCTAAAATTTCGATGGAGCTTTTGCGCGATATTAACAAGGACACCATTGATTATCAGGACAACTATGATGGTTCTGAAAGAGAGCCGGTTGTTCTGCCTTCTAGATTCCCAAATCTTCTAGTAAATGGTTCATCTGGTATTGCTGTTGGGATGGCAACGAATATTCCTCCTCATCATTTAGGCGAAGTCATTGATGGAATTCTTGCTTTATCCAAAGATCCTGACATTACGATTCAAGAATTAATGGAATACATACCAGGTCCTGATTTTCCAACTGCCGGTTTAATTGTAGGCAGGAGCGGTATAAGGCGTGCTTATGAAACAGGCAGAGGTTCCATTATTCAAAGAGCGCGTGTTGAAATTGAGCAGAAGCCTAATGGAAAAGAAACCATTCTCGTTCACGAAATTCCTTATCAGGTAAATAAGGCTAAGCTTATCGAGCGAATTGCAGAACTTGTGAATGAAAAGAAAATTGAAGGAATTACAGATCTTCGCGATGAGTCAGACCGTCGGGGAATGCGCGTTGTCATTGAGGTTAGAAGAGATGCAAATGCCAATGTCATTTTAAACAATCTGTATAAACATACAGCCTTGCAAACAAGCTTTGGAATTAATCTTTTATCGCTTGTAGATGGACAGCCTAAGGTCCTAAACCTAAAACAATGCTTATATTATTACCTTGAACATCAAAAGGTTATTATACGCAGAAGAACTGAGTTTGAACTGAGAAAGGCAGAAGCGCGTGCACACATTTTAGAAGGTCTGCGCATTGCCTTAGACCATATTGATGAAATTATTCACTTGATTCGATCATCCCAAACCACAGATATCGCACGTACCGGTTTGATGGAGCAATTTGCATTATCAGAGAAGCAGGCACAGGCTATTCTGGATATGCGTCTGCAGCGTTTAACAGGATTAGAGCGGGAAAAGATTGAAGAAGAATATCAGGCTCTGGTTCAATTGATTGCTGAGCTAAAAGCAATCCTTGCAGATGAAGATAAGATTCTGGACATCATCCGCGAGGAACTGCTTGAAATTAAAGAGCGGTTTAACGACGGAAGACGCACGGAAATCGTAGCTGGCGGGATTGAACAAATTGAAGATGAAGATCTGATTCCTCGTGAAAATATTGTTGTTTCCTTGACTCACAATGGCTATATTAAACGTTTGCCTATCTCCACCTACCGCAGCCAGAAGCGAGGCGGACGCGGTGTTCAGGGAATGGGTACAAATGAAGATGACTTTGTTGAGCAATTGCTGACTACATCAACACACGATACGATTCTATTTTTTACAAATAAAGGAAAAGTATACAAATCAAAAGGCTATGAAATTCCAGAGTACAGCAGGACGGCGAAAGGGATTCCGATTATCAATCTTTTAGGAATTGATAAAGATGAATGGGTTAACGCTATTATTCCTGTTGAGGAATTTCTTGAGAACTGGTTCCTTTTCTTTACAACAAAAAGAGGCGTGTCGAAACGGACTCCTTTAACGGAGTTTGCCAACATTCGAACCAATGGCTTGATTTCCATATCTTTGAGGGATGAAGACGAACTGATTTCTGTGAGGCTCACAGATGGCCATAAAGAAATTATTATTGGAACAAAACAAGGTATGTTAATCCGTTTCCCTGAAACAGACGTACGATCTATGGGACGTACAGCAACAGGGGTTAAAGGGATTACCTTAAGTGAAAATGATGAAGTGGTAGGAATGGAAATTCTCGAAGACCACCATGATGTTTTAATTGTTACCATGAACGGCTATGGAAAACGCACTCCTGCTGCTGAGTATCGTATTCAAAGCCGTGGCGGTAAAGGAATAAAAACATGTAATATCACGGAGAAAAACGGAACTCTCATTTCAGTAAAAACCGTAACCGGCGACGAAGATATTATGTTAATAACAGCCGATGGAATTCTTATCCGTATGGCTGTGACAGATATTTCTCAATTGGGCCGGAATACACAGGGCGTAAAGCTAATCCGATTAAGTGATGAAGCTTTTGTTGCCACAGTAGCTAAGGTTGAAAAAGAAGAAGAAACCAGCGAAGAGCCAGAAGAATCCGATAGCCGAGAGGATTCTATAGAAAGTAATGCAGTGACTGAGGAAGACTCTGGGGAGGAAGAATAA